In Pseudomonadota bacterium, the following proteins share a genomic window:
- a CDS encoding FAD-dependent monooxygenase produces the protein MRRVTLIGAGLAGSLLAIYLARRGHRVTMYERRPDLRSVEVPAGRSINLALANRGIAALAELGLMDDVVKLLIPMRGRMLHDEHGRLELQPYGQRPHEVIHSVSRPMLTALLLDAAEATGRVRIRFGRRCDAVDLAGETLTLCDESGSREDIAFEVVIGCDGVNSSVREAILEATSGACSEEPLAHGYKELSIPPAAGGEFRMEPHALHIWPRREYMLIALPNLDGGFTVTLFLPHEGQDSFAALTEEARVAAFFEARFPDVSALMPQVAAEFFRHPTGRLGTLRTRPWQVRDRALILGDAAHAIVPFHGQGMNCAFEDCSALDACLERCPDDWAQAFAEFETLRKPNAEAIADLSIENYLEMRSTVRDPKYQLKKALGFRLEDRHPERFIPRYSMVMFHRIPYAEAKRRGVIQDQILEALTAGVHELADVDYAYADRLIAERLDEISEC, from the coding sequence ATGCGCCGTGTGACCCTCATCGGCGCGGGGCTTGCGGGCTCGCTCCTCGCCATCTATCTGGCGCGGCGCGGCCATCGCGTCACGATGTACGAACGGCGCCCCGATCTGCGCTCGGTCGAAGTCCCGGCCGGCCGCTCCATCAACCTCGCGCTCGCCAACCGCGGCATCGCGGCGCTAGCCGAGCTGGGTCTCATGGACGATGTCGTCAAGCTCCTCATCCCCATGCGCGGGCGCATGCTGCACGACGAGCACGGGCGCCTGGAGCTTCAACCGTACGGGCAGCGGCCGCACGAGGTGATCCATTCGGTGTCGCGCCCCATGCTCACGGCCCTGCTCCTTGACGCGGCCGAGGCGACAGGAAGGGTCCGGATCCGTTTCGGCAGGCGCTGCGACGCGGTCGATCTCGCCGGAGAAACGCTCACCCTGTGCGATGAATCAGGCAGCCGGGAGGACATCGCCTTCGAGGTCGTGATCGGCTGCGACGGGGTCAATTCCTCGGTCCGTGAGGCCATCCTCGAGGCCACATCCGGCGCATGCAGCGAGGAGCCGCTCGCCCACGGCTACAAGGAGCTGAGCATTCCCCCGGCCGCGGGCGGCGAGTTCCGCATGGAGCCGCATGCGCTCCACATCTGGCCGCGCCGGGAATACATGCTCATCGCCCTGCCGAATCTCGACGGGGGATTTACGGTGACGCTCTTTCTTCCGCACGAGGGCCAGGACAGCTTCGCCGCCTTGACGGAGGAGGCGCGGGTTGCCGCCTTTTTTGAAGCGCGTTTCCCCGATGTCTCCGCCCTCATGCCCCAAGTCGCTGCCGAGTTCTTCCGGCACCCGACCGGCAGGCTCGGCACCCTCCGCACCCGGCCCTGGCAGGTCCGTGATCGGGCCCTCATCCTCGGCGATGCCGCGCATGCCATCGTGCCCTTCCATGGCCAGGGGATGAACTGCGCCTTCGAAGACTGTAGTGCCCTGGACGCCTGCCTGGAGAGATGCCCGGACGATTGGGCGCAAGCATTCGCCGAATTCGAGACCCTGCGCAAGCCCAACGCCGAAGCCATCGCCGACCTCTCGATCGAGAACTACCTCGAGATGCGCAGCACGGTGCGCGATCCGAAATACCAGTTGAAGAAGGCCCTGGGGTTCCGGCTCGAAGACCGCCATCCCGAACGCTTCATCCCGCGCTATTCGATGGTCATGTTCCACCGCATCCCCTACGCCGAGGCAAAGCGCCGAGGTGTCATCCAGGACCAGATCCTGGAGGCGCTCACGGCGGGGGTCCACGAACTCGCCGACGTGGATTACGCTTACGCAGACCGGCTCATCGCCGAGCGGCTGGACGAGATAAGCGAGTGCTGA
- a CDS encoding intradiol ring-cleavage dioxygenase, which produces MHDERETALGMSRREILALLAAAGGAMLAGRSSAQAGSASSTDGELPSCIVTPEQTEGPYFVDERLNRSDIRIDPADGAVKAGIPLILRFRISSINNAGCTPLAGAIVDIWHCDAVGVYSDVTDPSFNTVGKRFLRGYQVTDVNGGVRFTTIYPGWYRGRTVHIHFKVRVKVNSGHMYEFTSQLYFDDAITDRVHAHKPYASKGQRTVKNDGDGIFPDGGSQLMLSPVEHGQGYAATFAVGLQVT; this is translated from the coding sequence ATGCACGATGAACGAGAAACCGCTTTGGGCATGAGTCGCCGCGAGATACTGGCTCTACTCGCGGCAGCCGGAGGCGCAATGCTTGCGGGACGCTCAAGTGCGCAGGCTGGCTCCGCCAGCTCAACGGACGGCGAACTGCCATCCTGTATCGTGACCCCGGAGCAGACAGAAGGACCGTATTTTGTCGATGAGCGTCTCAACCGCTCCGACATCCGGATCGACCCCGCGGACGGAGCGGTGAAAGCTGGTATACCGTTGATACTTCGGTTTCGCATCTCTTCGATCAACAATGCTGGTTGCACTCCTCTCGCGGGGGCTATCGTGGATATTTGGCACTGTGACGCGGTGGGAGTTTATTCGGACGTTACCGACCCGAGTTTCAATACGGTAGGGAAGAGGTTCCTGCGCGGTTATCAAGTCACGGATGTGAATGGCGGTGTGCGGTTCACAACCATCTATCCGGGGTGGTATCGCGGCAGAACGGTCCACATCCACTTTAAGGTGCGTGTCAAGGTCAACTCGGGACACATGTATGAGTTTACGTCTCAGCTTTACTTCGATGACGCGATCACCGATCGAGTGCATGCGCACAAACCCTACGCCAGCAAGGGACAACGGACTGTGAAGAATGACGGAGACGGTATCTTCCCGGACGGTGGAAGCCAATTGATGCTCTCGCCAGTGGAGCACGGTCAAGGCTATGCAGCGACGTTCGCCGTCGGACTTCAGGTGACTTGA